In the genome of Lysobacter sp. BMK333-48F3, the window TCCGCGGCTTCCAGCGCGCCGTCGGCGAGCACCGGCAGGGCGGCTTCGTCGAGATAGTCGAACAGGGTCGCGGTCTGTTCGAAGAACAGCGGCAGGTAGTACTCGATGCCGGACGGCGCCAGTCCGGCCTTGAGGTCCTGGTACAGCGCGCTGCGCCGGGTGTCGAGGTCGAAGCGCTCGCGCAGCGCGTCGAGCGCGCGCTTGAGCGAGGCCTCGTCCAGCGGCACTTCGCGCCCAGGCAGCATGCGCACCGCCTCGATCTTGTCGAGCGAGCGCTGCGACTCGGGATCGAAGGCGCGGATGGTTTCGATTTCGTCGTCGAGCAGCTCGACCCGGAACGGCGATTGCGCGCCCATCGGATAGACGTCGAGCAGGCCGCCGCGCACGGCGAAGTCGCCCGGGTCCAGCACCTGCGGCACGTGCCGGTAGCCGGCCGATTCGAGCCGGCGCTTTTCCGCGTCCAGGTCCAGGCGCTGGCCGACGGCCAGGTCGAAGCTGCCGCCGACCACGTGGCGGCGCGGCGCCAGCCGTTGCAGCAGGGTCTGCACCGGCACCACGACGATGCCGCGCTGGAGGCCGGGCACGCGGTGCAGCGCCGCCAGGCGCTGCGAGACGATGTCCGGGTGCGGGCTGAAGACGTCGTAGGGCAGGGTTTCCCAGTCCGGAAACGCCAACACCGGCAAAGCCGGGTCGGCGCCGAGCAGGGTGCGCAGGTCGGATTCGAGCTGGTGCGCGCCGTGGTTGTCGCGGGCGATCGCCAGCAGCGGCGCGTCGTGTTCGGCGGCGGCGCGGGCGAGCGCCCAGGCCAGGGCGGACGGCGAGGCCGGCGCGCGCCACCAGGCGCGCTGCTGGCCGGTCTTGGGCAGAAGAGAGGGCACAGGGCAGCGTTTTTCGCGGGGGGCGCTAGGTTAGCTTTCCCCCGGGACCGCGTCACGCCGCGCGGTGCCGGCGGTCATCGCGGCCTCGGTCGCTGCGCGCGGTCCTGCGCGCGACGACGAACGCCGCGCCGCCGCGGCGCTCGATCGCGCATCCGCAGCGGAGCGATCCGCTCAGCCGGACGAGGGTTCGTCCCGATCGGGCTCGGCCTCGTCGCCCAGCTCCGCATCGCCCAGGCCTTCGGCCTGCGACGGCGGCTTGGCGCGCAGGTCCAGCACCACCCGGATCAATCCCGGCGAGTCCTGCTGGAATTCGCGTTCGAAGCCCAGCGACTGCGCCAGCGACAGCATCGGCGCGTTGTGCTCGAACACGTCGCCGTACAGCCGATGCACCTTCTTGCCGCGCGCCCACTTCACCAGCCGGGTCATCAGGTAGCGGCCCAGGCCCATGTTGGCGATGTAGCGGCTGACCAGGATCGCGAACTCGGCGTCGCGGGTGCGCTCGTCGACGGCGATCCGCGCGACCGCGCCGACCAGGGCTTCGCCGGGAGGGAAGGGTTCGGCGGCGACCAGGGCGAACTCGGTGCGCGGATCGATGCGGGTGAAGCGCTCGGCCATTTCCGGCGTGAGCTCCTTCAGCGCATACAAGAAGCGCTGACGCACTTCGTCGGGCTGCAACAGGGCGAAGCCGGCCCGCAAGGGCTCGGCATCTTCGGGCCGGACCGGGCGTATCAACACCTCGCGTCCGTTGGGGAGACGCTGGCGTTCGTGCCAGGGCGGCAATCGTTCACGCGTGGCCATGGGTTCGATAGTGGCACATTGTGACGGATTTAGCCCTTCCTCTTTGCGATGCCGGTCGGAGCTTCCCGACCGGCGGGCTGCGGCATGCCGGCGAGGCGGCAGCGGGACGAAGGGCATGGTCCCGTGCGGGGCTTCGGCGGCCTGGGTTTCTTGACGCAGTCCATGCCTGAAATGAGAATTGGTTTCATCATGGCCGGCTAAGCGCGGCCTGACAACTGCCGTTCGCCAGCCAGACCCACGCCTAATGTGCGTAGGTCGAGCCAGCCTCGCCCTCATCTCCCCGCCCGGACGTCCCGCCGGCGGCCCGTTCGCATGCTCCGTCCGCCGTCCTGCGCGCTCGTCGCGCGGGGCGGGGGTGCGCCTGCGCGGCGGCCGCGGCGCGGGCGCACGGGCCGTCCGCGGAACCCGTCCATGCCTGCAAAAATGTGCTTTTCCCCGCTCGCCCTCGGTCTCGCCGCCGTCGTGCTCGCCGTGTCCGCGCCGGCGCGCGCCGACGACGAGGCCACCCGCCTGGATGCGGTGGTGGTGGTCGCCGACCGCGCCAGCACCGCGACCAAGACCGATACGCGCCTGATCGAAACGCCGCAGTCGATCAGCGTGATCGGCATGGAGCAGGCCGCCGACCGCGGCGCGCAGAACCTGCAGGAAGTCCTGCGCTACTCGGCCGGCGCGGTGGCCGAGGCCTACGGCCTGGACACCCGCAGCGACGTGGCGCTGGTGCGCGGTTTCTCGCCGGTATCGTTCCTCGACGGCATGACCCGCCAGATCGGCTCCAGCCTGGTGCCGCGGCCCGAGCTGTACACCCTGGAGCGGCTGGAACTGCTGCGCGGCCCCTCGTCGATGCTGTACGGCGCCGGCGGCTCCGGCGGCGTGCTCAACCAGGTCAGCAAGCGCCCGCAGTTCCAGCGCGCCGGCGAAATCGGCCTGAGCCTGGGCAGCCACCAGCGCCGGCAGCTGCAGTTCGACCTCACCGGCCCGCTCGACGCCGCCGGCACCCTGGCCGGGCGCATCGTCGGCGTGGCCCGCGATGCGCAACTGCAGACCGATCGCCTGCCCGACGATCGCCGGGTGCTGGCGCCGTCGCTGACCTGGCGTCCGTCGGACGCCACCACGCTGAGCTTGCTCGGCCTGTGGCAGCACGACCGCAGCGGGTCCAGCCAGCAGTTCCTGCCGGTCGTGGCGACCCTGCACGCGCCGCCCGGCCGGCGCCTGCCTTCGCACCGCCTGCTCGGCGAGCCGCAGGCCGACCGCCTCGACAGTCGCCAGTCCAGCGCCGCGCTGCTGTTCGAACACGCCTTCTCCGACGCGCTGCGGCTCAACAGCGCACTGCGTTACGCCCGTTCGCGCACGCGCTTCACCGAGATCTATCCGGACGTGTACTCCAATCCGGCCGATCCTTTCATCGACCCGGCCAAGCGGGTGCTGGCGCGTTCGGCGTACATCAGCAATCCCGACATCGCCACCCTGACCAGCGACCACAACCTGCAGGCCGAGTTCGCCACCGGCGCGCTGCGCCACACCGTGCTCGCCGGCATCGACTACCTGCGCTTCCGCCAGACCGCCACCACCGGCTTCGGCGCGACCACGCCGATCGACGCCTACGCGCCGGTGTACGGCGATTTCGTCCTGCCCGCATTGAGCCGGCAGCCGCGCCAGGACCAGAGCCAGCTCGGCGTGTACCTGCAGGACCAGATCCGCTGGGGCCGGGCGACCGCGGTGCTCGGCGCGCGCCGCGACCGCGCCCGCACCCAGGTCGAAGGCCAGGCGCAGATCGAGGACTACGCGACCAGCTACCGCGCCGGCCTGATCGTCGACGCCGGGCGCGGTTTCTCGCCCTACCTCAGCTACAGCGAGTCGTTCCTGCCGATCGGCAGCCTGGATTTCTTCAACCAGCCGTTCAAGCCGCAACGCGGGCGCCAGTACGAACTGGGCCTGAAATGGCAGCCGCGCGCGCAGACCCTGCTGACCCTGGCCGCTTACGACATCCGCGAAAAGAACCGCCAGACCAACGACCCGGAGAACGTGCTCAACTCGGTGCAGACCGGCGAAGTCAGCGCCAAGGGCGTCGAGTTCGAGGCCAGCCATCGCTTCGACGGCGGCTTCTACCTCACCGCCAGCTACAGCCATAACCGCGCCGAGGTCGCGCGCAGCAACTTCGCTGCGGAGGTTGGCCGCCAACTCGCCGACGTGCCCAAGCGCCTGGCCTCGGCCTGGGGCGTGAAGCAGTTCGACTGGGGCGACGACGGCCGCATCCGCCTGGGCCTGGGCCTGCGCGAGGTCGGCCCGACCCTGTCGATCGGCGGCAACGGCCAACTGCGCACGCCGGGCTACACCCTGGCCGACGCGCTGGTCGCGTTCGAGCGCCCGCAGTGGTCGTTCGCGCTGAACCTGACCAACCTCGCCGACAAGCAGTACTACGCGCCGTGCCGGGCCTTCGGCGATTGCTTCACCGGCAACGGCCGCAACGTCACCGGGACGGTGACCTACCGGTTCTGAAGCCGGCTTGTGCGGCGGCCGGGCCACGCCGGCCGCCGCGGGGCGCCCCCGCCGCGGCCGATGCCCGCGAGCCCCGGCTTTCGGCCCTAAACCGCCAGCATCGGCAATGCTAGACTCCGCCGCTTGAAACCCGAAGGAGCAGTTCAGTCATGGCAGGTGGTGGTGATTCGACCCGCGCGATTCTGTTCGCGCTAGGCGCCAATTTCGCGATCGCGGTGTCCAAGGGCGTGGCGGCGTTCTTCACCGGCTCCAGTGCGATGCTGGCCGAGACCGTCCACTCGCTGGCCGACTGCGGCAACCAGGGCCTGCTGATCCTGGGCCTGAAGCAGTCCAAGCGCCCGCCGTCGCCGGACTACCCGTTGGGCTACGGCAAGGCGATCTATTTCTGGTCGTTCCTGGTCGCGGTGATGCTGTTCACCGTCGGCGGCATGTTCTCGCTGTACGAAGGCATCCACAAACTGCAGCACCCCGAACCGCTGAAGCAGTGGTGGTGGGCGGCCGGCGTGCTGACCTTCGGCATCGTCGCCGAGGCGATCTCGATGCGCGCCTGCCTGCAGGAAGTGGCCAAGGCCCGCGGCCAGCGCACCTTGTGGCAATGGTTCCGCGAAAGCCGCCAGGCCGAACTGGTGGTGATCTTCGGCGAAGACCTCGCCGCGCTGCTGGGCCTGGTGCTGGCGCTGGCCGCGGTGATCATGACCGTGGTCACCGGCAACCCGATCTGGGACGCCATCGGCACCGTCAGCATCGGCGCGCTGCTGATCATCGTCGCGGTGTTCGTCGCGATCGAGGTCAAGGCGATGCTGATCGGCCAGAGCGTGGACCCGCTGCGCCAGCAGCAGATCCGCGAGTTCCTCGACGCGCGCCCGGAAGTGGCGCGGGTGATCAGCGTGATCACCCTGCAGCTGGGCAACGAGGTGATGGTCTCGGTGCAGGCGCAGATGCGCGAAGAGCACAGCGTGGCCGGGCTGACCGAGCAGATCAACACGGTCGAACGGGCGATGAAGCAGGCCTTCCCGGAAGTGCGCTGGAGCTTCTTCGAGCCCGACGTCGCGCGCGGCGACTGAAGACCGCCTTTCGCGGGCGGTCCGAACGGGCCGGAAGCGCACTGCGCTTCCGGCCTTTTTGTTGGCGATAATCGTCCCGACGACGACGGATGGACCCCGAACGATGAAGACCGGCCAAGCGGTATTGCTGTCGATGGCGATCGTGGCGGCCGCTGCGGCGGCCCTGGGCGGGGTGGGCTACCTGGCCTATCGGCAACTCGACGACAACGTGGCGCAACCCAGCCGGGCGGGGCTTGAAGATGCCGCCGGCGAAGCGCGCAGCGCGGCCGGGCCGTCGGCAGGGGACAGCGGCAAGGGCGGCGGCTGCGCGATCCAGGACCCGGACGCGAGCGCCCGCGCGGTGCTGGCGCCGGTGGCCGCCGCGGTCCAGGCCAGCCAGCGGCCGGTGGCGCGGATCGAGCTGAGCGAACTGAAAACCGATGCGCCGCGATCGAGCAAGGTCGGCGGCCGCGCCTATTGGGCGGCCGGGCGCGACTATCCGCGCGATCCACAGGGCCGGCCGCTGTTCCTGCTGGCGCAGATCGATTTCGCCGAACTGCCGGCGATGCCGGGCTACCCGCGCCAGGGGCTGTTGCAGTTCTTCGTCGCCGCCGACGATTACTACGGCGCCGGTCTGGATCGCGCCCACGGCGAGGACCGCATGCAGGCGCTGACCGAGCCGCGCGGTTTCCGCGTCGTGTACTGGCCGCGCATCGACGCCGCCGCGGTCGCGCCGCCGGCCGAGGCGCTGAAGGGCGAGGGCCTGCCGTTCGATCCGGCCCGGCCGCGGCGGATCCGTTTCGTCGCCGACCACGAGACCATCGGCGGCAACGACGCCGGTTTCGAGCGCGTGCTGGGGCGCGAGGTCGACGGCCTGATCGCCGACTACCGCAAGCTCCATCCGGACGCCGACGCCGAGGAACTCGGCGACGACGTCGCCGCCTACCTGGAGCGCGCCGGGCACAAGCTCGGCGGCTACCCGGATTTCACCCAGTCCGACCCGCGCGCCGCCGGCGACCGGCGCGTGCTGCTGTTGCAACTCGACAGCGACGAGGCGCTGATGTGGGGCGATTCGGGCATCGCCAACTTCTTCATCGACCCCGACGACCTGGCCCGCGCCGACTTCAGCCGCGTCGCCTACCACTGGGACTGTTACTGAGTCCGCGATGGCGCAGCCCGCAACCGAATCAGCGCGTCTGCGCCGGTACCGCACCAGCGACCGCGCGGCCTGCCTGGCGTTGTTTTCCGGCAACGTGCCGGAGTATTTCGCCGAACTCGAACGCGCCGACTTCGTCGCCACTCTCGACGACATCGCCGACTACTGGGTGCTGGAAGCGCCCGGTGAGGGCGTGGTCGCCTGCGGCGGCTATGCGCCGGTCGAGCGGGAACCCCGCACGGCGGCGTTGTGCTGGGGCATGGTGCGGCGCGACCTGCACCGGCGCGGGCTGGGCGAACGCCTGCTGCGCGAACGCCTGCGACGCCTGGATCGCGATCCGGCCTATGCCCGGGTGTTGCTGGAAACCACCCAGCACAGCTGCGGCTTCTACGCCCGCTACGGCTTCGTCGCGGTGCGCGAGGTGCGCGACGGCTTCGCCCCGGGATTCGATCTGGTCGAGATGCGCCGCGCCACGCCGCACGCGGACCCAGCGCGGCGATAACGGCCGGAGGCGCGCCTCCGGCCGTCGATCCGGGCGGAGACCCCGCTCAGATCAGGGCAGCACGCAGCCGCAACGGCGATAGCAGTTGTAGTAGTCGACCCAGCAGCGGGTGCCGCCGCTGTTTTCGCAGTTGGTCAGCGCGGTTTCGCAACCCAGCCGGCAGGTGTTGTTGCAGGCGAACGCGCCGGCGCTGCTGGCGATGGTCATGCCGAAGGCGAACGCGCACACGGCGAGAAAACCGATCTTCTTCCTGATCATGCGAAATCCCTCTCTTCCGCCCGTCATTGGGCGGCGCCGTGATACGACGCCGGCTGCGGCCGATGCAAGCGGCCCGGTGCGCGCCTGCGGCTGCCGGCGGTCCGGCGGCCTGGCGAAAATCCGCGGCGGGAGGGCAAGGCCCAGGCTGCGCGGCGTGGCCGCGACGGCGCGGGAGCGCGCCGGGCGGCCAGTAAGGAGCCTGCGCCAAGCGTGCGTTCGGACGCGATTTTCGCTGCGTTGCAGCGCGTCGCTGCGCGGCTCAGTCGGGCCGCTTGAGCCAGTTCAACGCGCCCTCGGCGGCGTCGGTCTCGCCCAGGGTGCGGGCCAGCGCCGGCAGCGCCGCGGACAAGGTCGCGTCCAACTGCCAGGGCGCGTTGAGCAGCAACAGGCCGCTGCCGTTCATGCGCAGCGGCGAATCGTCGGCGCGCACCAGCAGTTCGACGGTCAGGATCGACTTGGCCGGCAACGCCGCGGCGCGGCGGTAGAACGGCTGCAGCGCGCGCCGGCGCTTGATCGGGTACCACAGCGCGTAACAGCCCTGCGGCCAGCGGGCCAGGCCCTCGCGCAGCGCCGCCAGGGCGGTGTCGAACTCGTCGAGCTGGGCTTCGTAGGGCGGGTCGATCAGGACCAGGCCGCGGTTGTAGCGGGCCGCGCCGATCTTCGGCGGCAGCAGCGCCTTCATCGCCGCATAGCCGTCGCGGGCGTGCACGGCCATGCGCGGGTCGGCGTGGAAATGCTGTTTGAGCTGGCCGGCTTCTTCCGGCTGCAGCTCGCAGGCGGCGATGCGGTCGTCTTCGCGCAGGGCGTGGGCCAGCAGCCAGGGCGACCCCGGGTAGGCGGCCGGGCCGTGCACGCTGCGGCAGGCCCGCACCGCGGCCAGGTAACGCGCGATCGCCGGCTGCTTCGGCGCCTCGGCGATCAGCCGCCCGATCCCGCCCTCGGCCTCGCCGGTGCGCTGGGCCGAATTGCCGTCCAGCGGATACAGCCCGCGCCCGGCGTGGGTGTCCAGCGCGAACACCGGCGCCGGCTTGACGGTCAGCGCGTCGCACAGGGCCAGCAGGGCGACGTGTTTGAGCACATCGGCGTGGTTGCCGGCGTGGAAGGCGTGGCGGTAGTTCATTGGGGGGCCGGGAATGGGGAATCGGGAATGGGGAATCGGAAAAGCGAAGCGCGGCTTGGCCGGGCCATTATGAGGCCATGAGGATCGGGCCGTTTTTCGCCTGAAGCGACATCCGCCGGCCCGGCGAGGCATCATGAGCGACGCCAGCGCTTTCCGATTCCCCATTCCCGATTCCCCATTCCCCGCCCCATGCGCATCCTCCTGGTAGAAGACGAATCCGCCATCGCCGACACCGTGCTGTACGCCCTGCGTGCGGAAGGCTACGAGGCGGTGCATTGCCTGACCGGGGGCGAGGCGCTGCGCGAGGCGGCGCGGGTGGCGTTCGACCTGGCGGTGCTGGACGTCGGCCTGCCCGACATCGGCGGCTTCGCCTTGTGCCGCGAGTTGCGCCGCGAGCGCGATCTGCCGGTGATCTTCCTGACCGCGCAGAACGCCGAGGCCGACCGCATCCTCGGCCTGGAGATCGGCGCCGACGATTACGTGACCAAGCCGTTCTCGCCGCGCGAGCTGGCGACCCGGGTGCGGGTGGTGCTGCGCCGGGTGCGGCCCGGCGGCGGCGAGGCGGCGCCGGCCGAGGACGGCTTCGTCCACGACCCCGAGGGCAAGCGGATCCGCTACCGCGGCCAGGCGCTGGACCTGACCCGCTACGAATACGGCCTGCTGGCGGCGTTGTTGCAGCGGCCGGGCGCGGTGCTGTCGCGCGCGCAGCTGATGGACCGGGTCTGGGGCGACGCGCTGGACAGCGGCGACCGCACCGTCGACACCCATATCAAGACCCTGCGCGCCAAGCTGCGCGAGGTCGCCGCCGACGCCGACCCGATCCGCACCCATCGCGGCCTGGGTTACTCGCTCGACAACGGTTGAGCCGGAGCCGGCGATGCGCATCGGCCTGCGGATCTTCCTCGGCTACTTCCTGATCGTCGCGGTCGCGGCCTTCCTGCTGGCGCGGGTGTTCGTGGCCGAGGTCAAGCCCGGCGTGCGCCAGGCGATGGAAGACACCCTGGTCGACACCGCCAACGTGCTGGCCGAGCTGGCCACCGACGATTTCCTCGCCGGGCGCATCGACCGCGGCGATTTCGCCAAGCGGGTGCGCTCGCTCGACGGCCGCGACGTCGGCGCGGCGATCTGGGGCTTCCGCAAGCCGGAAACCAGCTACCGCGTGTACGTGACCGATGCGCGCGGCATCGTCGTGTTCGACAGCAGCGGCGCCGCGGTCGGCCAGGACTATTCGCGCTGGAACGACGTCTACCTGACCTTGCGCGGGCGCTACGGCGCGCGCTCCAGCGCGGTCGATCCGGCGCGTCCGGACGACACCGTGATGCACGTGGCCGCGCCGATCCGCGACGAGCGCGGGCGGGTGATCGGTTCGCTGACCGTGGCCAAGCCGAACGCCGCGATCGCGC includes:
- a CDS encoding cation diffusion facilitator family transporter; amino-acid sequence: MAGGGDSTRAILFALGANFAIAVSKGVAAFFTGSSAMLAETVHSLADCGNQGLLILGLKQSKRPPSPDYPLGYGKAIYFWSFLVAVMLFTVGGMFSLYEGIHKLQHPEPLKQWWWAAGVLTFGIVAEAISMRACLQEVAKARGQRTLWQWFRESRQAELVVIFGEDLAALLGLVLALAAVIMTVVTGNPIWDAIGTVSIGALLIIVAVFVAIEVKAMLIGQSVDPLRQQQIREFLDARPEVARVISVITLQLGNEVMVSVQAQMREEHSVAGLTEQINTVERAMKQAFPEVRWSFFEPDVARGD
- a CDS encoding TonB-dependent siderophore receptor, which encodes MPAKMCFSPLALGLAAVVLAVSAPARADDEATRLDAVVVVADRASTATKTDTRLIETPQSISVIGMEQAADRGAQNLQEVLRYSAGAVAEAYGLDTRSDVALVRGFSPVSFLDGMTRQIGSSLVPRPELYTLERLELLRGPSSMLYGAGGSGGVLNQVSKRPQFQRAGEIGLSLGSHQRRQLQFDLTGPLDAAGTLAGRIVGVARDAQLQTDRLPDDRRVLAPSLTWRPSDATTLSLLGLWQHDRSGSSQQFLPVVATLHAPPGRRLPSHRLLGEPQADRLDSRQSSAALLFEHAFSDALRLNSALRYARSRTRFTEIYPDVYSNPADPFIDPAKRVLARSAYISNPDIATLTSDHNLQAEFATGALRHTVLAGIDYLRFRQTATTGFGATTPIDAYAPVYGDFVLPALSRQPRQDQSQLGVYLQDQIRWGRATAVLGARRDRARTQVEGQAQIEDYATSYRAGLIVDAGRGFSPYLSYSESFLPIGSLDFFNQPFKPQRGRQYELGLKWQPRAQTLLTLAAYDIREKNRQTNDPENVLNSVQTGEVSAKGVEFEASHRFDGGFYLTASYSHNRAEVARSNFAAEVGRQLADVPKRLASAWGVKQFDWGDDGRIRLGLGLREVGPTLSIGGNGQLRTPGYTLADALVAFERPQWSFALNLTNLADKQYYAPCRAFGDCFTGNGRNVTGTVTYRF
- a CDS encoding GNAT family N-acetyltransferase, which encodes MAQPATESARLRRYRTSDRAACLALFSGNVPEYFAELERADFVATLDDIADYWVLEAPGEGVVACGGYAPVEREPRTAALCWGMVRRDLHRRGLGERLLRERLRRLDRDPAYARVLLETTQHSCGFYARYGFVAVREVRDGFAPGFDLVEMRRATPHADPARR
- the rlmJ gene encoding 23S rRNA (adenine(2030)-N(6))-methyltransferase RlmJ produces the protein MNYRHAFHAGNHADVLKHVALLALCDALTVKPAPVFALDTHAGRGLYPLDGNSAQRTGEAEGGIGRLIAEAPKQPAIARYLAAVRACRSVHGPAAYPGSPWLLAHALREDDRIAACELQPEEAGQLKQHFHADPRMAVHARDGYAAMKALLPPKIGAARYNRGLVLIDPPYEAQLDEFDTALAALREGLARWPQGCYALWYPIKRRRALQPFYRRAAALPAKSILTVELLVRADDSPLRMNGSGLLLLNAPWQLDATLSAALPALARTLGETDAAEGALNWLKRPD
- a CDS encoding GNAT family N-acetyltransferase, producing the protein MATRERLPPWHERQRLPNGREVLIRPVRPEDAEPLRAGFALLQPDEVRQRFLYALKELTPEMAERFTRIDPRTEFALVAAEPFPPGEALVGAVARIAVDERTRDAEFAILVSRYIANMGLGRYLMTRLVKWARGKKVHRLYGDVFEHNAPMLSLAQSLGFEREFQQDSPGLIRVVLDLRAKPPSQAEGLGDAELGDEAEPDRDEPSSG
- a CDS encoding DUF1963 domain-containing protein, whose product is MKTGQAVLLSMAIVAAAAAALGGVGYLAYRQLDDNVAQPSRAGLEDAAGEARSAAGPSAGDSGKGGGCAIQDPDASARAVLAPVAAAVQASQRPVARIELSELKTDAPRSSKVGGRAYWAAGRDYPRDPQGRPLFLLAQIDFAELPAMPGYPRQGLLQFFVAADDYYGAGLDRAHGEDRMQALTEPRGFRVVYWPRIDAAAVAPPAEALKGEGLPFDPARPRRIRFVADHETIGGNDAGFERVLGREVDGLIADYRKLHPDADAEELGDDVAAYLERAGHKLGGYPDFTQSDPRAAGDRRVLLLQLDSDEALMWGDSGIANFFIDPDDLARADFSRVAYHWDCY
- the creB gene encoding two-component system response regulator CreB, whose protein sequence is MRILLVEDESAIADTVLYALRAEGYEAVHCLTGGEALREAARVAFDLAVLDVGLPDIGGFALCRELRRERDLPVIFLTAQNAEADRILGLEIGADDYVTKPFSPRELATRVRVVLRRVRPGGGEAAPAEDGFVHDPEGKRIRYRGQALDLTRYEYGLLAALLQRPGAVLSRAQLMDRVWGDALDSGDRTVDTHIKTLRAKLREVAADADPIRTHRGLGYSLDNG